One Serratia liquefaciens genomic window, GACCCAGATATTTTTCAACGGCGAGTGGCACAGATCTGCCAACTGGCCGGGTTGGAGCGCCAGCGTCTGCTGCAGTGGATCCTTGCCTGGGCAGGACTCTCCGCCGCCTGGTTCATGGAGGACGGTGAGGCGGCGGATATCGACTTCCGTGTCGCCGAGCAGGCAGCGCTTGCACTGGGCCTGTCGTTACCGGAAGGGGATTCAGGGTTCATCCTGCCAATAATCGAGCGAGGCTGATGGGCGTTGCAAATAGCGCACCGGTTCACCATTTTGGTCCACGGCCATCGCCTGAAACTTGCCTGAGTCAGGATATTCCACCAGTTCGGGCTGCTCGCGGGTGCTGACAGACAGATATTTCAGCGGCGCATCCGACGTGTTGATGATCTGATGCGGGTATTGCGGCCCTGGCGGAATAAAAATAACGTCCCCACTTTTGATCGGCAGCCGCTCCCCGGCAACCCGTAAGGTGCCGGTCCCCTCCAGCACAATGAACATCTCCTCCTGCGCATAGTGGAAGTGATAGGGGCAGGAACGCATGCCCGGGGCGACCACGTCGATGGAAGCTCCCAGCTTGCTTGCTGCGGTACCTGTGCCCAAACGGGCGCCCAGGCTGTCATACAGTGGGGGGCGGCTGTCGTGTGATTTCTCAACCTGGTCGAAATTGCGGATCAGACGCTGGGCTAACAGCGCGGCATGCTCATTCATAGACATCCTCGTGACAATGTCACTTAGCGATTGGCGATGGCAAGGGAAAAACCGTCCATGGTTCCTCCATCAGTTAAGCAGAAGATCGCTAAAGGGGGAACATTGTCGAATGGAGCCAGTCACCTTAAGCCGGCGGGCTTACTTCTCCGTGCGGCTCGCGCGTTGGGGCAGCGACAGAATGATATGGGCGATTGCGCCGCCAATAATCCCCCAAAATGCCGAGCCGACGCCCAGCAGCGTCACGCCGGACGCGGTGATCAGAAAGGCGATCAGCGCGGCATCGCGCTGTTTTTCATCTTGCAGTGCGCGTTGCAGACTCCCGGCAATGGTGCCCAGCAGCGCCAGCCCGGCAATGGTGTGGATCAAGGCGGTGGGCAATGCGCTGAACAACATGCCGATAACGCCGCCGAAAGCACCGGCCAGCAGGTAAAATACCCCGGCGGCAGCGGCGGCCATATAGCGGCGCTGCGGATTCGGATGCACGTCAGGCCCCATGCAGATCGCGGCGGTAATGGCGGCGATACAAACCGAAAACCCGCCGAACGGCGCCAACAACAGTGCGGTCAGCGCCGTCCAGCTGATCAACGGCGAGGTGGGCACGCTGTAGCCGGCGGCCTTGAGGGTGGCGATGCCGGGAGCGTTTTGTGACGCCATAGTGACCACGAAGAAAGGCACACCAATCCCCAACAGCGTAGACGCACTAAAGTGTGGCGCAATAAACTCCGGCATGGCGAACGCCAACGGTTGCTGTGCAAGATGGATATTCCCTTGCACAGCCGCAATCGCCAGGCCGGTCAACAAGGTCAGGACGATCGCGTAGCGGGCCAGATAACGGCGGGTGATTAAGTACATCAGCCCCATCCCGGCACTGAGCACGAAATTCACCTGTAGCGAAGCAAAGGCATCCAGGCCAAACCGCAGCAGGATCCCCGCCAGCATCGCCGCCGAAATCGCCTGCGGGATGTAATCCATCAACCGGGCAAACAGCCCGGTCACGCCACACAGCAGGATCAGCCCGGAGGCAAAGATGAAAACGCCAATCGCTTCGTTGAGCGGGGTACCTGGCAGACTGGTGACTAGCAGCGCGGCGCCGGGCGTCGACCAGGCGGTCAGGATCGGCGTGCGGTAATACAGGGACAGTCCGAGGGAGGTGATACCCATCCCCAGCCCCAACATGGTCAGCCAGCCGCCAATCTGCATTGGCGTCGCGCCGGCGGCCGCGGCCGCCTGAAAGATAATGGCGGCAGAGCTGGTGTAACCCACCAAAACCGCAACGAACCCGGCCATCACGGCGGGCAGGGACAGATGACGCAAAGAGAGAGCTGGGCGCATGGCGGACTCCGGCAACGGTTGTGCGTTATAACGCACAGTGAAACGGCAGCATAGCATCGTGCGTTATAGCGCACAAGTGGCTATAATCAGCCGAAATCAAGGGAGAAAAACATGCAGGAACTGTCCGGTCATCTGGCACAAACGCTTCGTTCTTTGCGCGTGCAGCGCGGCTGGAGCCTGAATCAGGCGGCGGAAAACACCGGCGTCAGCAAGGCCATGCTGGGGCAGATCGAACGTGGTGAATCCAGCCCAACGGTGGCAACGCTGTGGAAAATTGCCACCGGGTTTAACGTGGCGTTCTCCGCATTTCTCGAGATCTCACCGTTGCAACAACAGGCCACGCTACACCGCTATGGCGATGCGCCGGTATTTAATCAATACAACGCCGATATGCGTGTCGTCCCGTTATTTCCATTCGATCGCCAACTGGGGTTCGACATGTTTGTTATCGATCTGGCTCCGGGGGCGCTCAGCGAATCTTCTGCACATGAGCCGGGGGTGATTGAGCATGTGATTGTCATCAACGGCGAGCTGGAGCTGGCGGTCGACGGTCAGTGGTATCACCTGACCAGCGGCGAGGCGATGCGCTTTCAGGCCGATCGGCCACATGCTTACCGCAATGCCAGCCAACAGACGGTACGCATTCACGATCTGATCCATTACCCTAAATTTTGATTCAACGGCGTGGGCGCAGGCTTTGACTCTGCGCCGCCAAACGCCTACCTTGTTGAAAATGAGTCTTATTAACTTTCAAAGGGAGATTGAACTTGCCAGTCACCAATCGACGCCAGTTTATTAAACTCAGCGCACAAACCGCAGGAGCCGTATTCGCGATGACTTCATTACCCAACAGTATCCGCCTGGCGATGGCGGCAGAAGGGGGCACCAGCGCCGCCGACGAATTCTTGTGGCTGGAAGAGCTGCAGGGCAAAGCCGCACAGGCATGGATCAAACAGGAAAACCAGCGCACCACCGCGCGTTTTGCTCAAGGCGAAGGTTTTCGTCAGGTGGAAAAACAGGTGCTGGCCATTCTGAATAAAGAGAGCCAAATTCCGTGGGTCACCAAGCGGGGTGAGTACTATTACAACTTTTGGCAGGATCAAACCAATCCGCGTGGCCTGTGGCGACGGACTACCTTGCAGGAATATCGCAAGGAGCAACCGAACTGGGAAACGGTGCTGGATATTGACGCGTTGGGCAAGGCCGAAGGCAAAGATTGGGTGTTCCACGGCTCGCAGTCGCTGGCTCCCGAATACCGTTATTGCCTGCTGGAGCTGTCGCCGGACGGCGGTGACGCCACCGAAATCCGCGAATTCGATCTGGTGACCAAGCAGTTTGTTAAAGACGGCTTTGTGCTGCCGGTGGCGAAAAGCCAGGCTTCGTGGATCGATAAGGATACGCTGTTTGTCGCCACAGATTTTGGCGCGGGCTCCATGACCCAGTCAGGTTATGCGCGCATTGCCAAACGCTGGCGACGTGGTACGCCGTTGAGCGCGGCTCAAACGCTGTATGAAGCGCAACCGCAGGACATGGTGGTATATGCCTATCATGACCATACGCCAGGCTTTGAGCGAAACTACGTGGGCCGCAGCCTGGATTTCTATCGCCGCGAAACCTATCTGCTGACCGCACAAGATCAGAAAATCAAAATTGATATTCCCGCCGACTCCGAGTTCAGCACCCACCGCGAGTGGCTGTTGGTTAAGCCGAGCAGCGACTGGCAGGTCGGGGAGACGCTCTATCCTTCCGGTGCATTGTTGGCGACCCATTTTGACGATTATCTGGCCGGCAAGCGCGAATTTACGGTGTTATTCACCCCGACCGCGCAGGTAGCTTTGAGTGGCTACAGCGCCACGCGCGATCACCTGATCCTCAGCATTATGGACAACGTGGTAAACCGGTTGGAAGTGCTGACGCCGCAGGAGAACGGCTGGCAGCGCAAACCGCTGGGCAAACCGGGAGCCATCAGCACCTTGTCTGCCGGCGGCATTGATGAAGAGACCAACGATTACTTCCTGACCCTCAGCGGCTTCCTGCAGCCGACCTCTTTGTACATGGGCAATCTGGACGGCGGGGAGCCGGAACTGCTCAAGCAAGGGCCGCAGGATTTTGACGCCAGCGGTTATCAGGTCAGCCAGCATTTCGCTAAGTCAAAAGACGGGACGCGGGTGCCGTATTTCCAAATATCGGCCAAGGACATCAAGCTGGACGGCAGCAACCCAACGCTGCTGTACGGTTATGGCGGGTTTGAGGTGTCGCTCACGCCGGGTTACATGGGGGCCAAGGCGCCGGCCTGGCTGGAGCGTGGCGGGGTGTACGTCGTGGCCAATATTCGCGGCGGCGGTGAGTATGGTCCAGCCTGGCACCAGGCGGCGCTTAAGCAAAACCGTCATCGTGCCTATGAGGACTTTGCCGCAGTGGCGGAGGATCTGATTGCGCGAAAAGTGACATCGTCACAACATCTGGGCGCCCGCGGCGGCAGTAACGGCGGCTTACTGGTAGGCAACATGCTGACGCTGTACCCGCAGCTGTTCGGTTGCATCGTCTGTGAAGTGCCGCTGCTGGATATGCAGCGCTATACCCAGCTTTCTGCCGGTGCTTCGTGGATTGCCGAATACGGCGATCCGAGCAAAGCGGAAGAGTGGGCATACATCAAGACTTTCTCGCCGTACCACAACATCAAACCCAATGTGGCTTATCCGCCGGTGCTGTTTTACACCGCCACCAGTGATGACCGGGTCAATCCGTCGCACGCGCGTAAAATGGCGGCGCGGATGCAGCAGATGGGGTACCAGCAGGCCTATTTCTATGAGAATACCGAGGGAGGGCACAGTGCGGCGGCAGACAAGCAACAAGCCGCTTTCCATGGTGCGCTGGTCAGCGAATTCATGTGGACGACTTTGAGCGTCGAACCCAAGGTCTGAATCTCGCAGGACGAGAGATAAAAAAAGCCGGGGCAAATGATTGCCCCGGCTTTTTATTGCGATGGAAACCTCGCGGGCGATCAGTTGGCCGCAGCGGCCGCCTGTGCTTTCTTGTTGGTATCTTCAGCGGTGTCCAGCGTCATACGGTACAGCTTCGGCGCGGTCAGCATCATCAGGATGGCGATCACGGCGGTAGCGATACCGATTTGCATAAACACGTGGCTGTAGATAGCCAGTGATGCGTGCGCGTCGTTGACGTCGCTTGGCACGGCGGTCAGACCGGCGACCTTACCGGCAATCAGCGCGGCAGCGGCGGTGGTCAGGAACCACGAGCCCATGATAAAGCCCATCAGGCGTTGTGGTACCAACTGCGCCACCATCGCCAGGCCCAGACCGGAGATCATCAGTTCGCCGATACTCTGCAGCGCATAGCTCAGGATCAGCCAGTTAACCGACACGATGCCCTGTTCGTTGGCGAAGCTGGCACCCCACGGCAGTACCAGGAAGGCACCGGAACACAGGATCATACCGAAAGCGAACTTGTGCGGCATCGGCAGACGGTCACCCATCTTGTTATACAGCGCCGCCAGAATAGGACTGGCCAGCATGATCCAGAATGGGTTCAGCGCCTGATATTGCTCAGGTTCGAAACCAATACCAAGGATGCTGTGTTCCACGTTGTGGATCGCGAAGAAGTTCAGCGAGGTCGGCATCTGGCTGTAGAGCACAAAGAAGACTACCGCTTCCAGCATCAACAGGAAGGCGACGATCATCTTGCGGCGAGCGGCACCGTGCAAGGCAAAGGTTTCTTTGGCGAACACAATCACGATACCGACGGAGACAATCGCCAGCGCCCAGCGGGCAATCACCTGGTTGTGCAGCAACCAGCTGGAAAGGGCCACCAGAGCGACCACGCCAACCAGCACCATCAGCAGCTTTTTCACCTGCAGGGGTTTAAAGTCAGGCTTGGAACCGTGCTGTTTAACCCACTTGTGGCACACCATAAAGTTGACCAGGGTGATCAGCATGCCCACCACGCTCAGTGAGAACGCGACGCTCCAACCGTATTTAGCCGCCAGCCAGGGGGTGGCCAACATGGAAAGGAAAGAACCGATATTGACGGACATGTAGTACATGGTAAATGCACCGTCCAAACGCGGATCGTCTTTCTCATAGCAGGTTGACAGCAGGGAGGATGGGTTAGCCTTGAACAGGCCGCTACCCACGGCGATGGTCGCCATACCCAGGTACACCCAGAAAATTTCATGGCCGGAATAGGCCACCATGGCGTAGCCGACGGCCAGCACCAGCGCACCCAGCACGATCACGCGCTTGGAGCCCAGTACTTTATCTCCGAGCCAGCCACCGATGGCGACAAAACCGTACACCAGTGCGCTGAAGGAGGAGAACAGGGTAATCGAGTCGGCTTCGCTCAGGCCAAGCATTTTGACCAGATATACCGCCATGATGCCTTGCAGGCCGTAATAGCCAAAACGTTCCCACAGCTCGATAGAGAAGATCAGGTAAAACGCCTTGGGTTGTTTGAAGGCGTTGAGACTCACGCTTTCAGGTTGTTCGCTGTTGTTGTTTGCTGTTGACACTGGTACCTCTGATTTTTCACAGCCCCGTCCCAGAGAGACGAGAAATTGCAAAAGGTGATGCAGGACTGCATCCTTCTGCGTTGTTATAGGATGGGATGACGGCGGTTAATGTTCACTATCTTTGTCAACGAGGCAAGGCGTTTGTCATATCCTGTTACATATAACGCTCGCGGAGTGAAACAACCATGTTGCAAATGTTATGCAGCATTAACGTTCGTCTTTATTTGCTTTGCCGAGTTTTTGTTTTGATTAAAAGCTATACGGAATTTAAACAGTGATATATTCTGCTGAATGGAGTTTTATTAGTCCATATCAATAGGTGGGGTGATTAATCCATTGGATTGTTGTGCATATGACGCATTTTGTAAAATTATAGAAATTTAAGAAAACGGGGCTGGCGCTTGTGACGGTAATGTGATCTTTAAAACGTGAGGTTTACCGCAATTTTTAACTAATTTTTCGCTTGAAAATAAGCGGGAATTGGTTTTTCTACTGAAATCCGCGAGAACACCAAGGTTACTGCTGCTTGATATCACATTTCCGATAAAAAATAGCTCAATGGGATATGAGGAAGAGACGGGCGCGCGTTGCGCCCGGTGGCAGCGATCAGGCGTCGGGATAAACCTTCTCGTTAAACTCGCAAAGATCTTCAATGATGCAGGAACCGCAGCGCGGTTTACGTGCGATGCAGGTATAGCGGCCGTGCAGGATAAACCAGTGGTGGCAATCGACCTTGAACTCGGCCGGCACCACCTTGAGTAGCTTCTCTTCAACCAGATCGACATTTTTGCCCGGAGCGAAACGGGTGCGATTGCAAACGCGGAAGATGTGGGTATCTACGGCAATGGTCGGCCAGCCAAAGGCGGTATTGAGCACCACGTTGGCGGTCTTGCGACCGACGCCAGGCAGGGCCTCCAGCGCGGCACGATCTTCCGGTACCTCGCCGCCGTGCAGTTCTAACAGCATGCGACAGGTTTTGATCACGTTCTCGGCTTTGCTGTTAAACAGACCGATAGTCTTGATGTAATCCTTGACGCCGTCGACGCCCAGGGCCAGCAGGGCGGCCGGCGTATTGGCCACCGGATAAAGCTTGGCGGTGGCCTTGTTGACGCTGACGTCGGTCGCCTGTGCGGAGAGCAGCACGGAGATCAGCAGTTCAAACGGCGTGCTGTACACCAGTTCCGTGGTCGGCTGCGGGTTGTTGTCTCGCAGCCGGGTAAGAATTTCCAGCCGTTTTTGCTTGTTCATCAGGCTTTCTCTGTCTGTCCTTGTCCCAGCGTCGGTTCGGCCAGCAAGGCTTTGGCCGTACGCGCTTTCATCCGTTCATCAATCAGGTATTTCAACGCCAGCAGCAGGCCCAGGCCGATAAAGGCCCCCGGTGGCAGCATGGCCAACAGGAATGGGCTGTCAAAGTGAACCACCTCAATGCGCAATACCTTGGCCCAACTGCCCAACAGCATATCGGCACCGTCGAATAGGGTGCCGTTGCCCAGCAACTCACGCATCGCACCTAGCGTCACCATCACGCCGGTTGCCCCCAGACCTATTGCCAGGCCGTCCAGCGCCGACAAACCGATGGGCTTTTTAGAGGCTACCGCTTCGGCGCGGCCAACCACGATACAGTTGGTGACGATCAGGGGAATAAAGATCCCCAGCGATTGATACAGGCCAAAGGCATAGGCATTGATCAACATCTGCACGATGCTGACCGCCGCTGCAATGATCATGACGTAAATGGGAATACGCACTTCATTCGGCACCCAGCGACGCACCGCGGAAATGGAGCCGTTGGTCAGCGTCAATACCAGGGTAGTCGCCAGCCCAAGCCCGAGGGCGTTGGTCACGGTAGAGGTTACTGCCAGCAGCGGGCACATCCCCAGCAACTGTACCAGTGCGGAGTTGTTCTTCCACAACCCCTGGACAATCAGATCTTTGGCTTCACTCATTCGCTGGCTCCACACACGGGTAAGCTATCAAGTTTAGGCGGCAGCGTTTCCATATACAATGCCGTGCGCCGAACGGCGTTGACCACCGCGCGCGGTGTGATGGTTGCGCCGGTGAATTGATCGAACATACCGCCATCTTTCTTCACCGCCCAGCGTTTATCGTCCGGGCCTTCAATTTTCTGGCCGCTGAAGAACGAAATCCAGTTCGAGATGCGCAGCTCAATTTTATCGCCCAATCCGGGCGTTTCATGGTGTTCGACCACGCGGGTGCCCAGCACGGTGCCGTTGAAATCGGCACCGACCAGCAGCTGAATGGCGCCGGAATAGCCGTCCGGCGCGGTGGTTTCTACCGCGGCTGCCGTAGGTTGACCGTTTTTACGCGCCAGATACAGGCGGTGAGGGGCGCTGTTGCCCAGCGCCGGATCGCTGATCAGGAAGCACTCGGTCTGCATGTCGTTGTCGTAGTGTTCCGGTGGCACCACCTGGTCAAGCAGGGCTTTTTGCTGCAATGCCGCCTGGTGGGCGATGGTTTTTTGCGTCAGGCTATGCACCACCGCGGTCAGACCGGTAGTCACTGCGGCAAACACCGCCAGCGTGGTGCCATGCTTTCTCATTGAATTCAGCATCATGGCTCCTTAGCGATGGCCGTACACGCGAGGCTGCGTGTAGTGGTCGATGAGCGGTACGGTAATGTTGGCCAGCAGAACGGCGAAGGCAACGCCGTCCGGGTAGCCGCCATAAACACGGATAAGCCACACCAGCACGCCAATCAATGCGCCGTAAATCAGGCGGCCTTTTGGCGTGGTGGACGCGCTGACCGGGTCGGTAGCAATAAAGAAAGCTCCTAACATGCTGGCCCCGGAGAACAGGTGGATCAGCGGCGATGCCTGCTGCAGCGGGTCAAGCCACCAGGCCAGCCCGGAGCACACGGCGATAGCCGCCAACATGCTGAATGGGATCTGCCAGTGGATCAGGCGGCGAGCCAGCATAAACAGCCCGCCGGCCAGGAAACCGAGGTTGACCCATTGCCAACCGATACCGGCCAAAGCGCCGCCAAACAGCGGTTGCTGCAACACTTGTTCGACGCTATGACCACTGCGCAACCCGGTTTTGAAACCGTCCAGCGGGGTGGCCTGACTGATACCGTCGATGCCCATTTGCAGTTCATGAATGGTGGCGCCCTGCGAGGTATGGCCGCTGAAGATCGCCAGCAGGGTATCCTGGAACGACAGCGCGGTGGCTCGCAGTTCATCCGGCGGCAGCCAACTGGTCATTTGTACCGGGAAGGCGATCAGCAGCACCACGTAACCGACCATCGCCGGGTTGAACGGATTTTGCCCGAGGCCACCGTACAGCTGCTTGGCGATGACGATGGCAAAGAAAGTGCCGATGACAATCATCCACCAGGGTGCCAGTGGCGGCAGGCTGATACCCAGCAGCAAGGCGGTCAGCAGGGCAGAATTATCTGCCAGACGCGTGCGAACCGGCAGCTTGCGCAAGGCGAGGATAGCGCCTTCGGCCAGCAGGGCGACCAGCATTGCCAGGGCGGTTTGAATCAGAGTGCCGTAGCCAAAGAACCACACTTGCGCCGCGACACCGGGAATACAAGCCAGCATGACCCACAGCATAATACGGCTGGTGCTCTGCTGGTTATGGGTGAAGGGGGAACTGGCGATGTGCAAGCCTTTGGCGGCTGTGGGTTGTACCGGCCTGAACTTCATAGAATAACTACACCTATCTTTGCCGTACATCGGCAGGTTCAACGCGCCTCTCAGAGGCGTCGCAGGAAAAATTATAGCGCTGCATTCTACCTGAATCACTGCGAGGGTAATACGTCTTAATTGTGCGGGTATTCGGCTTTTAGCACGGGGTGTACGCGAGGGGGAAATTTCTAATGGCGCAATTGGATTTTTTTTGCCGGCAAAAGCGGGGTAGCTTGGTCGGTCAAAAGAAAAATCGTCGGCATCACTGGCCGGCAACAGGCGATAACCACTGGATTTGCAGGGTATTTTAGGGCCGTTTTTTCGCACAAAATAACAACTTTTGCATAATCTATGTGGGTTATTATCCCGAGTATTATTAAGTTAGTGAATGTACATTAATGACAAATGAAGATGTATTTTTTATTGAAGAACTGATTGAGTGGGTTGAGATACATCTGGAAAAACGGC contains:
- a CDS encoding cupin domain-containing protein yields the protein MNEHAALLAQRLIRNFDQVEKSHDSRPPLYDSLGARLGTGTAASKLGASIDVVAPGMRSCPYHFHYAQEEMFIVLEGTGTLRVAGERLPIKSGDVIFIPPGPQYPHQIINTSDAPLKYLSVSTREQPELVEYPDSGKFQAMAVDQNGEPVRYLQRPSASLDYWQDEP
- a CDS encoding benzoate/H(+) symporter BenE family transporter produces the protein MRPALSLRHLSLPAVMAGFVAVLVGYTSSAAIIFQAAAAAGATPMQIGGWLTMLGLGMGITSLGLSLYYRTPILTAWSTPGAALLVTSLPGTPLNEAIGVFIFASGLILLCGVTGLFARLMDYIPQAISAAMLAGILLRFGLDAFASLQVNFVLSAGMGLMYLITRRYLARYAIVLTLLTGLAIAAVQGNIHLAQQPLAFAMPEFIAPHFSASTLLGIGVPFFVVTMASQNAPGIATLKAAGYSVPTSPLISWTALTALLLAPFGGFSVCIAAITAAICMGPDVHPNPQRRYMAAAAAGVFYLLAGAFGGVIGMLFSALPTALIHTIAGLALLGTIAGSLQRALQDEKQRDAALIAFLITASGVTLLGVGSAFWGIIGGAIAHIILSLPQRASRTEK
- a CDS encoding helix-turn-helix domain-containing protein → MQELSGHLAQTLRSLRVQRGWSLNQAAENTGVSKAMLGQIERGESSPTVATLWKIATGFNVAFSAFLEISPLQQQATLHRYGDAPVFNQYNADMRVVPLFPFDRQLGFDMFVIDLAPGALSESSAHEPGVIEHVIVINGELELAVDGQWYHLTSGEAMRFQADRPHAYRNASQQTVRIHDLIHYPKF
- a CDS encoding prolyl oligopeptidase family serine peptidase, giving the protein MTSLPNSIRLAMAAEGGTSAADEFLWLEELQGKAAQAWIKQENQRTTARFAQGEGFRQVEKQVLAILNKESQIPWVTKRGEYYYNFWQDQTNPRGLWRRTTLQEYRKEQPNWETVLDIDALGKAEGKDWVFHGSQSLAPEYRYCLLELSPDGGDATEIREFDLVTKQFVKDGFVLPVAKSQASWIDKDTLFVATDFGAGSMTQSGYARIAKRWRRGTPLSAAQTLYEAQPQDMVVYAYHDHTPGFERNYVGRSLDFYRRETYLLTAQDQKIKIDIPADSEFSTHREWLLVKPSSDWQVGETLYPSGALLATHFDDYLAGKREFTVLFTPTAQVALSGYSATRDHLILSIMDNVVNRLEVLTPQENGWQRKPLGKPGAISTLSAGGIDEETNDYFLTLSGFLQPTSLYMGNLDGGEPELLKQGPQDFDASGYQVSQHFAKSKDGTRVPYFQISAKDIKLDGSNPTLLYGYGGFEVSLTPGYMGAKAPAWLERGGVYVVANIRGGGEYGPAWHQAALKQNRHRAYEDFAAVAEDLIARKVTSSQHLGARGGSNGGLLVGNMLTLYPQLFGCIVCEVPLLDMQRYTQLSAGASWIAEYGDPSKAEEWAYIKTFSPYHNIKPNVAYPPVLFYTATSDDRVNPSHARKMAARMQQMGYQQAYFYENTEGGHSAAADKQQAAFHGALVSEFMWTTLSVEPKV
- the dtpA gene encoding dipeptide/tripeptide permease DtpA; the protein is MSTANNNSEQPESVSLNAFKQPKAFYLIFSIELWERFGYYGLQGIMAVYLVKMLGLSEADSITLFSSFSALVYGFVAIGGWLGDKVLGSKRVIVLGALVLAVGYAMVAYSGHEIFWVYLGMATIAVGSGLFKANPSSLLSTCYEKDDPRLDGAFTMYYMSVNIGSFLSMLATPWLAAKYGWSVAFSLSVVGMLITLVNFMVCHKWVKQHGSKPDFKPLQVKKLLMVLVGVVALVALSSWLLHNQVIARWALAIVSVGIVIVFAKETFALHGAARRKMIVAFLLMLEAVVFFVLYSQMPTSLNFFAIHNVEHSILGIGFEPEQYQALNPFWIMLASPILAALYNKMGDRLPMPHKFAFGMILCSGAFLVLPWGASFANEQGIVSVNWLILSYALQSIGELMISGLGLAMVAQLVPQRLMGFIMGSWFLTTAAAALIAGKVAGLTAVPSDVNDAHASLAIYSHVFMQIGIATAVIAILMMLTAPKLYRMTLDTAEDTNKKAQAAAAAN
- the nth gene encoding endonuclease III, coding for MNKQKRLEILTRLRDNNPQPTTELVYSTPFELLISVLLSAQATDVSVNKATAKLYPVANTPAALLALGVDGVKDYIKTIGLFNSKAENVIKTCRMLLELHGGEVPEDRAALEALPGVGRKTANVVLNTAFGWPTIAVDTHIFRVCNRTRFAPGKNVDLVEEKLLKVVPAEFKVDCHHWFILHGRYTCIARKPRCGSCIIEDLCEFNEKVYPDA
- a CDS encoding electron transport complex subunit E, with protein sequence MSEAKDLIVQGLWKNNSALVQLLGMCPLLAVTSTVTNALGLGLATTLVLTLTNGSISAVRRWVPNEVRIPIYVMIIAAAVSIVQMLINAYAFGLYQSLGIFIPLIVTNCIVVGRAEAVASKKPIGLSALDGLAIGLGATGVMVTLGAMRELLGNGTLFDGADMLLGSWAKVLRIEVVHFDSPFLLAMLPPGAFIGLGLLLALKYLIDERMKARTAKALLAEPTLGQGQTEKA
- the rsxG gene encoding electron transport complex subunit RsxG — its product is MLNSMRKHGTTLAVFAAVTTGLTAVVHSLTQKTIAHQAALQQKALLDQVVPPEHYDNDMQTECFLISDPALGNSAPHRLYLARKNGQPTAAAVETTAPDGYSGAIQLLVGADFNGTVLGTRVVEHHETPGLGDKIELRISNWISFFSGQKIEGPDDKRWAVKKDGGMFDQFTGATITPRAVVNAVRRTALYMETLPPKLDSLPVCGASE
- the rsxD gene encoding electron transport complex subunit RsxD; this encodes MKFRPVQPTAAKGLHIASSPFTHNQQSTSRIMLWVMLACIPGVAAQVWFFGYGTLIQTALAMLVALLAEGAILALRKLPVRTRLADNSALLTALLLGISLPPLAPWWMIVIGTFFAIVIAKQLYGGLGQNPFNPAMVGYVVLLIAFPVQMTSWLPPDELRATALSFQDTLLAIFSGHTSQGATIHELQMGIDGISQATPLDGFKTGLRSGHSVEQVLQQPLFGGALAGIGWQWVNLGFLAGGLFMLARRLIHWQIPFSMLAAIAVCSGLAWWLDPLQQASPLIHLFSGASMLGAFFIATDPVSASTTPKGRLIYGALIGVLVWLIRVYGGYPDGVAFAVLLANITVPLIDHYTQPRVYGHR